CTGATAAAAAGAATTCCCAGAAAACTGATTCTCTGTATATGAGACACAGCTTCTTTCTGACTTTCATGAAGCTTCGAACTCTCTTCCAGCCTGACGTTAATAAGCCGGTCCAGATAAGTTTCAATATAATCTTCAATCCTGTTGGCACGGAGAAGCTGTTCGGAAAAGAGGTCCTTATTGGAATTGAATAAGACGAGAGATGACTTCGCGCTCTCCAGATACGCCAGCATACCGTAGCGGACCGCCTCAATTTCAAACAGGGCATCCCGGGATGAAAAGGTTTCATTCTTCACCATGTTCCATGATTTCCACACCCTATCGATGGTGTTATCAAAAGCCTCCACATTCTCAGAATTGTAATCTCTGACAGCGACGGCGAATTTCTCATTGTTCGCCTTCACAGCCGTTGAGAGATTGTGAACAAGAGATGTTTTTATCAGGTCCTCTTCAAACATTTTCATGTATACGAAAGCGTTGTTCAGAATATAAAAGTAGAGAATGGAAACGCTTAAAATAATGATGGTAAAGAAGAATATGAGTTTTCTTTTTATGGAGAGGTTATTCCATGTTTTTCCGATCAGATTATCTATCATAAGGTTATTTTATATCCCTGATCTCTTTAACGATATTCTGGAGATCGGGAGAAAGAGCATCATATAGCGGCTGCATGGCCGCCTGAAAGGAACTGTTGTCCTCGAGATAGAAGATTTCATTTCCATTGGCCTCTATGGCAGCTTCCGCTTCTTTCTCATACTCTTTCCATGCATTGATCTGAAAAGCCATGCTGTCTTTTGCCGCTTTCATAATCAGCCTCTGATCTTCATCGGATAACCTGTCCATAGTGATTTTGCTGGCAATAGTAATTTCAGGGACTCTCGTATGTTCATCAATGGTGAAATACCGGGCCACTTCATAGTGTTCCGTTGAAAAATAGCTCGGCCAGTTATTCTCGGCACCGTCGATAACGCCGGTCTGGATGGCGCTGTAGACAAGTCCGAAAGGCATGGGGGTCGCAACGGCTCCCAGAGCTTCGACGAGACCGGCCATCAAGGAGCTTTCCTGGACTCGGATCTTAAGACCTTTAAAATCCTCTACTGATTTTATAGGCCTTACGGAGTTGTAAAAACTTCTCGCTCCCGAATCAAACCAGCTCAATCCGACAAATCCGGCCGGCAGAAGACTTCCCAGAAAATCGTCGCCCAGCCTGCTGTTCAGAACTTTCCACATATGGTCGGCATTTCTGTAAAGATAGGGCATCTGAAGGGCATTGAAATTTTCGGAAAATGCCGCCAGGGGAGAAATACTGACACGGGTAAAATCAATGGCGCCGAACTGCACCTGCTCTATAACCGCTTTTTCTTCGCCCAACTGCGCATCGGGGTAAACAAGGATACGGATTCTGCCATCTGACCGTTCTTCAACCAGCCTTGCAAATTCATAATCGCCTTGTGTCGTAGGATAGTCCGCGCCGTGAGTTTCAGCCAGCCTTAATACGATGGGAGTATCTGAGATATCAGCTTCTGTTTTTCCGTTTGCGAACAACACCGAAACCCCGAATAGAATGATCGCGGCCGGAATCATGGTTCCTTTTCTCATTTCTCAATCCCTTTTATGCAACATACCATTGAAAGGGAACACCGTCAAACAAAGAGGTCAGAGCTGCAGAGCTCTGATTGTACTTTCCCTGAGAATCGTAATATAGTTTCATATATGCGAGGTACATAATGAAAGCAGAAGATTTTTTTATCGGCCAGGCTGAAATGAAGATAGAATTTGTCGAAGGCGATATCGAACGGAGAATATACACGGGAGACCATATCCAGGTTGTAGAATACCGCTTTCCCGCCGGGAAAACCTTTCCACCCCACAAACACGAGAGAGAAGAACAGATGGGTTATCTGGTGAGCGGGAAAATGGGCTTCAATATCGGCGGAATCATTCAGGATCTCAATCCCGGCGAGTGGTACAGAGCCCCGGCAGGAGTGGAACACAATGCCTGGACTTATGAAGAGCCTTCAGTTCTCCTTGATCTCTTTTCCCCTCCCAGGGAGGATCTGAAATGACGCCGGTAAAATGGGCCCTATGCGGAGCAGGTGATATTTGCGAGAAACGGGTTGCTCCGGCGATTCGCGATCTTCCCGGAGCTCATCCCCATT
The Spirochaeta isovalerica genome window above contains:
- a CDS encoding cupin domain-containing protein, encoding MKAEDFFIGQAEMKIEFVEGDIERRIYTGDHIQVVEYRFPAGKTFPPHKHEREEQMGYLVSGKMGFNIGGIIQDLNPGEWYRAPAGVEHNAWTYEEPSVLLDLFSPPREDLK
- a CDS encoding TRAP transporter substrate-binding protein, with the protein product MRKGTMIPAAIILFGVSVLFANGKTEADISDTPIVLRLAETHGADYPTTQGDYEFARLVEERSDGRIRILVYPDAQLGEEKAVIEQVQFGAIDFTRVSISPLAAFSENFNALQMPYLYRNADHMWKVLNSRLGDDFLGSLLPAGFVGLSWFDSGARSFYNSVRPIKSVEDFKGLKIRVQESSLMAGLVEALGAVATPMPFGLVYSAIQTGVIDGAENNWPSYFSTEHYEVARYFTIDEHTRVPEITIASKITMDRLSDEDQRLIMKAAKDSMAFQINAWKEYEKEAEAAIEANGNEIFYLEDNSSFQAAMQPLYDALSPDLQNIVKEIRDIK